In Nocardia asteroides, the following proteins share a genomic window:
- a CDS encoding SGNH/GDSL hydrolase family protein: protein MIAAGLTALGDSFVEGRGDPAAAGGYRGWVSRLGGQLGLRPATIRNFGTHGATTGDVVAGQLAAATSARAGLYGVVVGVNDLVSAYDEARFADNLHTIFTTLRAGRATVFTATYPDIPARLPVPDGFRGLLRERFAVANEVLARVTADTGTLLLDIAAHPDWARPEVWTADGLHPSPAGHRLFAATAAELISSTTATTVAA, encoded by the coding sequence GTGATCGCGGCCGGCCTGACGGCGCTCGGCGACAGCTTCGTGGAAGGCCGGGGCGACCCGGCCGCGGCGGGCGGCTACCGGGGCTGGGTGTCGCGGCTGGGCGGCCAGCTCGGGCTGCGCCCCGCCACGATCCGCAACTTCGGCACCCACGGCGCCACCACCGGTGATGTCGTCGCGGGTCAGCTGGCGGCGGCGACGAGCGCCCGGGCCGGCCTCTACGGTGTGGTTGTCGGCGTGAACGACCTGGTCAGCGCGTACGACGAGGCCCGTTTCGCCGACAACCTGCACACCATCTTCACCACCCTGCGGGCGGGCAGGGCCACCGTGTTCACGGCGACCTACCCCGACATCCCCGCCCGGCTGCCCGTGCCCGACGGCTTCCGCGGCCTGCTGCGTGAGCGGTTCGCCGTCGCCAACGAGGTGCTCGCCCGCGTCACCGCCGACACGGGCACCCTGCTGCTGGATATCGCGGCGCACCCCGACTGGGCCCGGCCGGAGGTGTGGACCGCCGACGGTCTGCACCCCAGTCCGGCGGGCCACCGCCTCTTCGCCGCCACCGCGGCCGAACTGATCTCGTCGACCACCGCCACCACTGTCGCCGCTTGA
- a CDS encoding NAD(P)/FAD-dependent oxidoreductase codes for MYDVIVVGTRVAGSPLAMLLARQGYRVLAVDRATFPSDTPSTHYIHQAGLGFLKSWGLLDTVVATGCPPIRHLNFTYTDIEIPGMADPSADGIDAVYCPRRTVLDKILVDAAGESGAELIEGFTVTGLLRDGDRVAGIRGRVGEGPEQEFRAKLVVGADGANSIVAKEVGAATYEGSPAACFVYYSYYEGVDWGMHHRTGFGEQQFASWPTNDGLALVAVMRKRDRFRDFRTDPDAGLQEIVDQVDPEIGARLRDTGKRVEPFRPMLYPDNYRRQSFGPGWALVGDAGYHKDPFTGWGITDAFKYSQLLADLVHESLSGARPFEETMPEYQRERDAQSASTYELTQSISDLTLTPYYDSVFRAASRSEHYSKKFFGLIAGLYPPDKFFGEEELAALYEEVNFPVADRHVVNTGVTA; via the coding sequence ATGTATGACGTCATCGTCGTCGGAACCCGGGTCGCGGGCTCGCCCCTGGCCATGTTGCTGGCCCGTCAGGGCTATCGGGTGCTCGCCGTGGATCGCGCGACCTTTCCCAGCGACACCCCGTCCACGCACTACATCCACCAGGCCGGCCTGGGCTTCCTGAAGTCCTGGGGGCTGCTCGACACCGTCGTGGCCACCGGCTGCCCGCCGATCCGCCATCTCAACTTCACCTACACCGACATCGAGATCCCGGGCATGGCCGACCCGTCGGCCGACGGCATCGACGCCGTGTACTGCCCGCGCCGCACCGTGCTCGACAAGATCCTGGTCGACGCGGCGGGGGAGTCCGGCGCCGAGCTGATCGAGGGCTTCACCGTCACCGGTCTGCTGCGCGACGGCGACCGGGTCGCCGGTATCCGTGGCCGCGTCGGTGAGGGCCCGGAGCAGGAGTTCCGCGCGAAGCTGGTGGTCGGCGCCGACGGCGCGAACTCGATCGTCGCCAAGGAGGTCGGCGCGGCCACCTACGAGGGCTCGCCCGCCGCCTGCTTCGTCTACTACTCGTACTACGAGGGCGTCGACTGGGGCATGCACCACCGCACCGGTTTCGGTGAGCAGCAGTTCGCCTCCTGGCCGACCAACGACGGCCTGGCGCTGGTCGCGGTGATGCGCAAGCGCGACCGCTTCCGCGACTTCCGCACCGATCCCGACGCGGGCCTGCAGGAGATCGTCGACCAGGTCGACCCGGAGATCGGCGCGCGGCTGCGCGACACCGGCAAGCGCGTCGAGCCGTTCCGGCCGATGCTGTACCCGGACAACTACCGGCGCCAGTCCTTCGGCCCCGGCTGGGCCCTGGTCGGCGACGCCGGCTACCACAAGGACCCCTTCACCGGCTGGGGCATCACCGACGCCTTCAAGTACAGCCAGCTGCTGGCCGACCTGGTGCACGAAAGCCTCTCGGGCGCACGTCCCTTCGAGGAGACCATGCCCGAGTACCAGCGCGAGCGCGACGCCCAGAGCGCCAGCACCTACGAGCTGACCCAGTCCATCTCCGACCTCACCCTCACCCCGTACTACGACTCGGTGTTCCGCGCGGCCAGCCGCAGCGAGCACTACTCGAAGAAGTTCTTCGGTCTGATCGCCGGGCTGTACCCGCCGGACAAGTTCTTCGGTGAGGAGGAGCTGGCCGCGCTCTACGAAGAGGTGAACTTCCCCGTCGCCGACCGGCACGTGGTGAATACCGGAGTGACGGCGTGA
- a CDS encoding AMP-dependent synthetase/ligase, with protein sequence MSVTANGFVPSETSSLYAIVSEAARRDPARPSLCAADGTQLTAGELDRRVRALASALLDRSVAAGDRVAVLGRTSLEWALLDCAAVAVGAVVVPVYPTSSPAQIAHILRDSGSAFCAAETADDAERLTAAGAPGPVWSFAELATWAADGAEHPDLDARIDAVGAADLAMIVYTSGTTGLAKGCMISHRNMYVTAANTARQTVDLFDGTTALALPLAHVFGQTILFACLYGGSRTHLLPGVPDLVPALAGLRPTFLALVPYALEKIRKHTRALITEEQEAEAVERGLALLAEGAEPAASDDAVSAAFGGRLRYVISGGASLDDTTAGFYAGFGVVILNCYGLTEAATAVTVSAPATNRLGTVGRPIPGTEVGIGADGEVLVRGPHVSPGYWGAAADQRPVDAEGWLHTGDIGELDDGHLRITGRKKEILVTSGGKNVAPTLLEDRVRLHPLVGNCMVVGDGRPFVTALVTLDADRAAKWRIDHPDEDPATEIQAAVDDANSLVSRAESIRAFRVVDGDFTVDAGLLTSSLKLRRAAIAETYSAEIDQLYVSRG encoded by the coding sequence GTGTCTGTCACCGCGAACGGATTCGTTCCATCCGAAACCTCCAGTCTGTATGCGATTGTTTCCGAGGCGGCCCGGCGTGACCCCGCGCGCCCGTCGCTGTGTGCCGCCGACGGCACCCAGCTGACGGCGGGGGAGCTGGACCGCCGGGTGCGCGCGCTCGCCTCGGCGCTGCTCGACCGGTCGGTCGCCGCGGGCGACCGGGTGGCCGTGCTGGGCCGCACGAGCCTGGAATGGGCACTGCTGGACTGCGCCGCGGTGGCCGTGGGCGCCGTGGTGGTCCCGGTGTATCCGACCTCGTCACCGGCCCAGATCGCGCACATCCTGCGCGACAGCGGCAGCGCGTTCTGCGCGGCCGAGACCGCCGACGACGCCGAACGGCTGACCGCCGCGGGCGCTCCGGGCCCGGTGTGGTCCTTCGCGGAGCTCGCGACCTGGGCCGCCGACGGCGCCGAGCATCCGGACCTGGACGCGCGGATCGACGCGGTCGGTGCCGCCGATCTGGCCATGATCGTCTACACCAGCGGCACCACCGGCCTGGCCAAGGGCTGCATGATCAGCCACCGCAACATGTACGTCACCGCGGCCAACACCGCCCGCCAGACCGTCGATCTGTTCGACGGCACCACCGCGCTGGCGCTGCCGCTGGCCCACGTGTTCGGCCAGACCATCCTGTTCGCCTGCCTGTACGGCGGCAGCCGCACCCACCTGCTGCCCGGCGTGCCCGACCTGGTGCCCGCGCTGGCCGGGCTGCGCCCGACCTTCCTCGCGCTGGTGCCCTACGCGCTGGAGAAGATCCGCAAGCACACCCGGGCCCTGATCACCGAGGAGCAGGAGGCCGAGGCGGTCGAACGCGGCCTGGCCCTGTTGGCCGAGGGCGCCGAACCCGCCGCGAGCGACGACGCGGTGTCGGCCGCGTTCGGCGGCAGGCTGCGCTACGTGATCTCCGGCGGCGCGTCCCTCGACGACACCACCGCCGGCTTCTACGCCGGGTTCGGCGTGGTGATCCTGAACTGCTACGGCCTCACCGAGGCGGCCACCGCGGTCACCGTCAGCGCGCCGGCCACCAACCGGCTCGGCACCGTCGGCCGCCCGATCCCCGGCACCGAGGTGGGCATCGGCGCCGACGGCGAGGTGCTGGTGCGCGGCCCGCACGTCTCGCCCGGGTACTGGGGCGCCGCCGCCGATCAGCGGCCGGTCGACGCCGAGGGCTGGCTGCACACCGGCGACATCGGCGAACTCGACGACGGTCACCTGCGGATCACCGGGCGCAAGAAGGAGATCCTGGTGACCTCCGGTGGCAAGAACGTCGCACCCACCCTGCTCGAGGACCGGGTCCGGCTGCATCCGCTGGTGGGCAACTGCATGGTCGTCGGCGATGGGCGCCCGTTCGTCACGGCGCTGGTCACCCTCGACGCCGACCGCGCGGCGAAATGGCGCATCGATCATCCCGACGAGGATCCGGCCACCGAGATCCAGGCCGCCGTGGACGACGCCAATTCACTGGTGTCACGGGCGGAATCCATTCGCGCGTTCCGGGTCGTCGACGGTGATTTCACCGTCGACGCCGGCCTGCTCACCTCGTCGCTGAAATTGCGCCGGGCCGCGATCGCCGAAACCTATTCCGCGGAAATAGATCAGCTGTACGTGTCGCGCGGGTAA
- a CDS encoding LysR family transcriptional regulator — protein MEFRHLVSFITIAEELHFGRAAQRLHLTQPSLSAQLQKLEKSLGVQLVARNSHEVRLTPAGREFELQARQIVAQLDRAAQAAKATAEGRAGSLNVGYNLPASRHVLPEALTRMTERHPDIVVSLWEKRTGPQLAALADGSLDLALVYGHPSTADFRYRRLLHRVPLVAVVGRRHRWADRPGVPFAELQSQDCVLFAREQCPAMYDTILRSAAETRISLNVTHSADDPGATAHMVSVRPLVGFASLPRAISMGMGVPGSSSVAVKLFDPVPTLDLHAVWRADEQNPAVSLFLECIESAQVDDVRALSA, from the coding sequence ATGGAATTCCGACATCTCGTTTCGTTCATCACCATCGCCGAAGAGTTGCATTTCGGCCGCGCAGCGCAGCGCCTTCACCTGACCCAACCGAGTCTCAGTGCCCAGCTGCAGAAGCTGGAGAAGTCGCTCGGTGTCCAACTGGTCGCCCGCAACTCCCACGAGGTGCGGCTGACCCCGGCGGGCCGGGAGTTCGAACTCCAGGCCAGACAGATCGTCGCCCAGCTCGACCGGGCGGCCCAGGCGGCCAAGGCGACCGCCGAGGGCCGCGCGGGCAGTCTCAATGTCGGCTACAACCTGCCCGCCAGCAGGCATGTCCTGCCCGAGGCGCTCACCAGGATGACCGAACGACATCCCGACATCGTCGTGTCGCTCTGGGAGAAACGCACCGGACCGCAGCTGGCCGCCCTGGCCGACGGCTCACTCGACCTGGCCCTGGTCTACGGCCACCCGAGCACGGCGGATTTCCGGTATCGCAGGCTGCTGCACCGGGTGCCGCTGGTGGCCGTCGTCGGCCGCCGGCATCGCTGGGCCGATCGGCCCGGTGTCCCGTTCGCGGAGTTACAGAGTCAGGACTGCGTGCTGTTCGCACGCGAACAATGTCCGGCGATGTACGACACGATCCTGCGGTCGGCGGCCGAGACCAGGATCTCGCTCAATGTCACGCATTCGGCCGACGACCCGGGCGCCACGGCGCACATGGTGTCGGTCCGGCCGCTCGTTGGATTCGCGTCGCTGCCGCGCGCGATTTCGATGGGAATGGGTGTGCCGGGCAGTAGCTCGGTGGCGGTGAAATTGTTCGATCCGGTGCCGACATTGGATTTGCACGCCGTCTGGCGGGCCGACGAACAGAATCCCGCCGTGTCGTTGTTCCTGGAATGCATCGAATCGGCACAGGTCGATGATGTCCGCGCATTGTCGGCCTGA
- a CDS encoding O-methyltransferase encodes MTDNDWAGVDRYLVDALIGDDGAPALAANAEAGLPAIDVSPPQGKFLHLLARSARARRVLEIGTLGGYSTEWLARAVGDDGIVVTLEFEPRHAKVARANLDRAGVGDRVDIRVGAALDTLPEVAEDSTEPFDLVFIDADKVNNANYVQWALRLTRPGSVILVDNVVRGGAVADEHSEDPNVRASRELIELLAAEPSLDATVVQTVGAKGWDGFAYAVVNGPVG; translated from the coding sequence ATGACGGACAACGACTGGGCAGGCGTGGACCGGTATCTCGTGGACGCGCTCATCGGCGACGACGGCGCGCCCGCGCTGGCGGCCAACGCGGAAGCGGGGCTGCCCGCGATCGACGTCTCCCCGCCGCAGGGCAAGTTCTTGCACCTGCTGGCCCGCTCGGCCCGGGCGCGGCGCGTGCTCGAGATCGGCACGCTGGGCGGCTACAGCACCGAATGGCTCGCGCGCGCGGTCGGTGACGACGGCATCGTGGTCACCCTGGAATTCGAGCCGCGCCACGCCAAGGTGGCCAGGGCCAACCTGGACCGAGCCGGGGTCGGTGACCGCGTCGACATCCGGGTCGGCGCGGCCCTGGACACCCTGCCCGAGGTCGCCGAGGACAGCACCGAACCCTTCGACCTGGTCTTCATCGACGCCGACAAGGTCAACAACGCCAACTACGTGCAGTGGGCGCTGCGGCTGACCCGGCCCGGCTCGGTCATCCTGGTGGACAACGTGGTGCGCGGCGGTGCCGTGGCCGACGAGCACTCCGAGGACCCGAACGTGCGCGCCAGCCGGGAACTGATCGAACTGCTCGCCGCCGAACCGAGCCTGGACGCCACCGTCGTGCAGACGGTCGGCGCCAAGGGCTGGGACGGTTTCGCCTACGCGGTGGTCAACGGCCCGGTCGGGTGA
- a CDS encoding lipase family protein, with protein sequence MQQARSLARRVAVAAVACVAAMAGTGIGMPAASAEPVSAFYVPPAAIPEAPGSIVKTQPMTILATPPTATGWPTQAQHVMYTSRLQDGSPVAVSGTYIEPQNPWRGAGPRPTVVIGPGTSGQGDRCAMSVAFSTGVSVTADPLGLSANQELPSSAVWTALGARVLITDYIGLGTPGIHTYANRFESGHAILDGARAANALGGVGPETPLVLWGYSQGGGATAAAAEMQPSYAPELNLKGTWAGGPVADLSAILSTIDGALIGGAIGFAVNGMLARYPELEQAVDRVTSPEGRAMLATLSDSCVADLITYHPFLRTNSLTVDGRSLTEHLAEIPEAAPVLAELRLGSAAPATPVLITSGRNDDTVPYGQARRLAEDWCGQGATVTFRTNELPPILPGTTIPGHFGPELIDGFGPDNAVTYLLDRLADKPVGGCSFD encoded by the coding sequence ATGCAGCAAGCACGATCGCTGGCGCGCCGGGTGGCGGTGGCCGCGGTGGCCTGTGTGGCGGCGATGGCCGGCACCGGAATCGGGATGCCCGCGGCATCCGCCGAGCCGGTCAGCGCGTTCTATGTGCCGCCCGCGGCGATCCCGGAGGCGCCGGGCTCGATCGTCAAGACGCAGCCGATGACCATCCTCGCGACCCCGCCGACGGCCACGGGCTGGCCGACGCAGGCCCAGCACGTGATGTACACCAGCCGGTTGCAGGACGGTTCGCCCGTCGCGGTGTCGGGCACCTACATCGAGCCGCAGAATCCCTGGCGCGGCGCCGGGCCGCGCCCGACCGTGGTCATCGGACCGGGCACCTCGGGCCAGGGCGACCGGTGCGCGATGTCGGTGGCCTTCTCCACCGGGGTGTCGGTGACCGCCGACCCGCTGGGGCTCTCGGCGAATCAGGAGCTGCCGTCCTCGGCGGTGTGGACCGCGCTGGGCGCGCGCGTGCTGATCACCGACTACATCGGCCTGGGCACGCCGGGGATCCACACCTACGCCAACCGGTTCGAGAGCGGACACGCCATCCTCGACGGCGCCCGCGCCGCCAACGCGCTCGGCGGGGTCGGCCCCGAGACGCCGCTGGTGCTGTGGGGCTATTCGCAGGGCGGCGGCGCCACCGCGGCCGCGGCCGAGATGCAGCCGAGCTACGCGCCGGAACTGAATCTGAAGGGCACCTGGGCCGGTGGTCCGGTCGCCGACCTGTCGGCGATCCTGTCGACCATCGACGGCGCGCTGATCGGTGGCGCGATCGGCTTCGCGGTCAACGGCATGCTGGCCCGCTACCCCGAACTCGAGCAGGCCGTGGACCGGGTGACCAGCCCCGAGGGCCGGGCCATGCTCGCGACGCTGTCCGACTCCTGCGTCGCCGACCTGATCACCTACCACCCGTTCCTGCGGACCAACTCGCTGACGGTGGACGGCCGCTCGCTCACCGAGCACCTCGCCGAGATTCCCGAGGCCGCGCCCGTGCTGGCCGAACTGCGCCTCGGCAGTGCCGCCCCGGCTACGCCGGTGCTGATCACCAGCGGCCGCAACGACGACACCGTCCCCTACGGCCAGGCCCGCCGCCTCGCCGAGGACTGGTGCGGGCAGGGCGCCACGGTCACCTTCCGCACCAACGAGCTGCCGCCGATCCTGCCCGGCACGACCATCCCCGGCCACTTCGGTCCGGAGCTGATCGACGGCTTCGGTCCCGACAACGCGGTGACCTACCTGCTCGACCGGCTTGCGGACAAGCCGGTCGGCGGCTGCTCGTTCGACTGA
- a CDS encoding urease subunit alpha — protein MTELSRARYAELFGPTTGDRIRLADTDLLIEITEDRSGGPGLAGEEAVFGGGKVLRESMGQSRATRADGAPDTVITGVVIVDYWGIVKADVGIRDGRICGIGKAGNPDTMTGVHPALVVGPSTEIIAGNGRILTAGAIDCHVHFICPQLLDEALGGGITTLIGGGTGPAEGSKATTVTPGSWHLARMLEALDHWPMNIVLLGKGNTVSQESMWEQLRGGASGFKLHEDWGSTPAAIDACLTVADAAGVQVALHSDTLNEAGFVEDTLAAIGGRGIHAYHTEGAGGGHAPDIITVASHLNVLPSSTNPTRPHTVNTLDEHLDMLMVCHHLSPSIPEDLAFAESRIRPSTIAAEDLLHDLGAISMIGSDSQAMGRIGEVVMRTWQTAHVMKRRRGALPGDGAADNARVQRYIAKYTICPAVSHGLDAEIGSVEVGKLADLVLWEPAFFGVRPHAVLKGGMIAWAAMGDANASIPTPQPVLPRPMFGAAAPAAAATSLHFVSEQAIDDGLANRLDVRRKLVPVKNTRTVTKADMPHNDAMPRIEVDPDTFTVRVDGEVWAEEPATELPMAQRYFLF, from the coding sequence ATGACCGAACTGAGCCGCGCCCGCTACGCCGAACTGTTCGGCCCCACCACCGGTGACCGCATCCGGCTCGCCGACACCGACCTGCTCATCGAGATCACCGAGGACCGCAGCGGCGGACCGGGGCTGGCCGGCGAGGAGGCCGTCTTCGGCGGCGGCAAGGTGCTGCGCGAATCGATGGGCCAGTCGCGGGCCACCCGTGCCGACGGCGCCCCCGACACCGTCATCACCGGCGTGGTGATCGTCGACTACTGGGGCATCGTCAAGGCCGACGTCGGCATCCGCGACGGCCGCATCTGCGGCATCGGCAAGGCGGGCAACCCCGACACCATGACGGGCGTGCACCCCGCTCTCGTCGTGGGCCCGTCGACGGAGATCATCGCGGGCAACGGCCGCATCCTCACCGCGGGCGCCATCGACTGCCACGTGCACTTCATCTGCCCGCAGCTGCTCGACGAGGCGCTGGGCGGCGGCATCACCACGCTCATCGGCGGTGGCACCGGCCCGGCCGAGGGTTCCAAGGCCACCACCGTCACCCCCGGCTCCTGGCATCTGGCGCGGATGCTGGAGGCCCTCGACCACTGGCCGATGAACATCGTGCTGCTCGGCAAGGGCAACACGGTCAGCCAGGAATCCATGTGGGAGCAGTTGCGCGGCGGCGCCTCGGGTTTCAAGCTGCACGAGGACTGGGGCTCCACTCCGGCCGCGATCGATGCCTGTCTCACCGTCGCCGACGCGGCGGGCGTACAGGTGGCGCTGCACTCCGACACCCTCAACGAGGCCGGTTTCGTCGAGGACACCCTGGCCGCGATCGGCGGCCGCGGCATCCACGCCTATCACACCGAGGGCGCGGGCGGCGGGCACGCGCCCGACATCATCACCGTCGCCTCGCATCTCAACGTGCTGCCCAGCTCCACCAACCCCACCCGGCCGCACACCGTCAACACCCTCGACGAACACCTCGACATGCTGATGGTGTGCCACCACCTGAGCCCGTCGATCCCCGAGGACCTGGCCTTCGCCGAATCGCGGATCCGCCCGTCCACCATCGCCGCCGAGGATCTGCTGCACGACCTGGGCGCCATCTCCATGATCGGCTCGGACTCCCAGGCCATGGGCCGCATCGGCGAGGTCGTGATGCGCACCTGGCAGACCGCGCACGTGATGAAACGCCGTCGTGGCGCCCTGCCCGGTGACGGCGCTGCCGACAACGCCCGCGTGCAGCGCTACATCGCGAAATACACCATCTGCCCGGCGGTCTCGCACGGACTCGACGCCGAGATCGGTTCGGTGGAGGTCGGCAAGCTGGCCGATCTGGTGCTGTGGGAACCCGCGTTCTTCGGTGTCCGCCCGCACGCGGTGCTCAAGGGCGGCATGATCGCCTGGGCCGCGATGGGCGACGCCAACGCGTCCATCCCGACGCCGCAGCCGGTGCTGCCGCGGCCCATGTTCGGCGCGGCCGCGCCCGCCGCGGCGGCCACCTCGCTGCACTTCGTCTCCGAGCAGGCGATCGACGACGGCCTGGCGAACCGCCTCGACGTGCGGCGAAAGCTGGTGCCGGTCAAGAACACCCGCACGGTCACCAAGGCCGACATGCCGCACAACGACGCCATGCCGCGCATCGAGGTCGACCCCGACACCTTCACCGTCCGCGTCGACGGCGAGGTGTGGGCCGAGGAACCCGCCACCGAACTGCCGATGGCGCAGCGGTACTTCCTGTTCTGA
- a CDS encoding urease subunit beta has protein sequence MIPGEYLCAEGTIELNAGAVRRRLEVVNTGDRPVQVGSHVHFPQANAALDFDRAAAHGHRLDIPAGTAVRFEPGLPQQVSLVPIGGTREVYGISTTPPGRLDG, from the coding sequence ATGATCCCCGGTGAATACCTCTGTGCCGAGGGCACGATCGAACTCAACGCGGGCGCGGTCCGCCGCCGGCTCGAGGTCGTCAACACCGGCGACCGGCCGGTCCAGGTCGGCAGCCACGTGCACTTCCCGCAGGCCAACGCGGCCCTCGACTTCGACCGCGCCGCCGCCCACGGCCACCGCCTCGACATCCCGGCGGGTACCGCGGTCCGGTTCGAACCCGGTCTGCCGCAACAGGTCTCGCTGGTGCCGATCGGCGGCACCCGCGAGGTGTACGGAATCAGCACCACCCCGCCGGGCCGCCTCGATGGGTGA
- a CDS encoding urease subunit gamma: MRLSPHEQERLLLSYAAELARRRQARGLKLNHPEAVALITDHVLEGARDGRTVAELMSSGRSVLTRDDVMTGVPEMIHDVQVEATFPDGTKLVTVHHPIG, encoded by the coding sequence ATGCGCTTGTCGCCGCACGAGCAGGAACGGCTGCTGCTGAGCTACGCGGCCGAGCTGGCCCGGCGCAGGCAGGCGCGGGGGCTCAAGCTCAACCATCCCGAGGCGGTCGCGCTGATCACCGATCACGTGCTCGAGGGCGCGCGGGACGGGCGGACCGTGGCGGAGCTGATGTCCTCGGGGCGCTCGGTGCTCACCCGCGACGACGTGATGACCGGCGTGCCGGAGATGATCCACGACGTGCAGGTCGAAGCCACCTTCCCCGACGGCACCAAGCTCGTCACCGTGCACCACCCGATCGGATAG
- a CDS encoding 3'-5' exonuclease translates to MNAWSGLLNVVDVEATCWDGTVPAGQSSEIIEIGLTVVDLQRRERVSRHGILVRPQRSVVSAFCTELTGLTQEQVGGGVPFAEACALLVSEFDAAARPWASWGDYDRKQFRAQCAAGGVRYPFGGRHTNAKQVFAEAYGLRKRPGMAQALPIAGLPLEGRHHRGEDDAWNIGALVVDVLGREGWRVTTTE, encoded by the coding sequence GTGAACGCATGGAGTGGGCTGCTGAACGTGGTCGACGTGGAAGCCACGTGCTGGGACGGGACGGTGCCCGCGGGGCAGTCCAGTGAGATCATCGAGATCGGGCTGACCGTGGTGGATCTACAGCGGCGGGAGCGGGTGAGCAGGCACGGGATCCTCGTGCGGCCCCAACGGTCGGTGGTGAGCGCGTTCTGCACCGAGCTGACCGGGCTCACACAGGAGCAGGTCGGCGGTGGGGTGCCCTTCGCCGAGGCCTGCGCGCTGCTGGTGTCGGAATTCGACGCGGCGGCGCGGCCGTGGGCGAGCTGGGGCGACTACGACCGTAAGCAGTTCCGGGCCCAGTGCGCCGCGGGTGGGGTGCGATATCCGTTCGGCGGGCGGCACACCAATGCCAAGCAGGTGTTCGCCGAGGCGTACGGGCTGCGCAAGCGGCCGGGGATGGCGCAGGCGTTGCCGATCGCCGGGTTGCCGTTGGAGGGCCGCCACCATCGCGGCGAGGACGACGCGTGGAATATCGGGGCGCTGGTCGTCGACGTACTCGGTCGCGAGGGGTGGCGGGTCACCACCACGGAGTGA
- a CDS encoding PaaI family thioesterase, which produces MSLADITPELMTKASEGTFTDLIGLKYTEVGPDRVRGEWEVRPQLHQPAGIQNGGVYCTIIETLASVGAGVWFGARGSVVGVNNNTDFLRAVRDGILTGEATPIHRGRSQQLWVVVITDAEGRTVARGQVRLQNLAS; this is translated from the coding sequence ATGTCCCTGGCCGATATCACCCCCGAACTGATGACCAAGGCCAGCGAAGGCACCTTCACCGATCTGATCGGGCTGAAGTACACCGAGGTCGGCCCCGACCGGGTGCGTGGCGAGTGGGAGGTGCGCCCGCAGCTGCACCAGCCCGCGGGCATCCAGAACGGCGGCGTGTACTGCACGATCATCGAGACCCTGGCCAGCGTCGGCGCCGGGGTCTGGTTCGGCGCGCGCGGCTCGGTGGTCGGCGTCAACAACAACACCGACTTCCTGCGCGCGGTCCGCGACGGCATCCTCACCGGCGAGGCCACCCCGATCCACCGCGGCCGCAGCCAGCAGCTGTGGGTCGTGGTGATCACCGACGCCGAGGGTCGCACCGTCGCCCGCGGCCAGGTCCGCCTACAGAACCTGGCGTCCTGA
- a CDS encoding L,D-transpeptidase: MKSSRIPRWAVQAAMCAAVAGAAVAAPVQAEPLWPGGPDVPGVPAIIPAPEPEPVVAPCSEQARACLQLSTNNAWLMDNGKVTYGPTPMSHGRPGYETPPGVFKVAFKKPFHWSTLHNAPMEYAVFFNGDIAYHIGPTEEQSHGCIRLTPEGAKAHYEWLEPGDIVEVVP, from the coding sequence GTGAAGAGCAGTCGTATCCCCCGCTGGGCCGTGCAGGCGGCGATGTGCGCGGCGGTGGCCGGTGCCGCCGTCGCGGCGCCCGTGCAGGCCGAGCCCCTGTGGCCCGGCGGTCCCGATGTCCCCGGCGTGCCGGCGATCATTCCCGCGCCGGAGCCGGAACCGGTGGTGGCCCCGTGCAGCGAGCAGGCGCGCGCGTGCCTGCAGCTGTCCACCAACAACGCGTGGCTGATGGACAACGGCAAGGTCACCTACGGGCCCACCCCGATGTCGCACGGCCGTCCCGGCTACGAGACGCCGCCCGGGGTGTTCAAGGTGGCGTTCAAGAAGCCGTTCCACTGGAGCACCCTGCACAACGCGCCGATGGAGTACGCGGTGTTCTTCAACGGCGACATCGCCTATCACATCGGGCCCACCGAGGAGCAGTCCCACGGCTGCATCCGGCTGACGCCCGAGGGCGCCAAGGCGCACTACGAGTGGCTGGAGCCGGGCGACATCGTCGAAGTGGTGCCGTGA